A region from the Melanotaenia boesemani isolate fMelBoe1 chromosome 11, fMelBoe1.pri, whole genome shotgun sequence genome encodes:
- the gatc gene encoding glutamyl-tRNA(Gln) amidotransferase subunit C, mitochondrial produces MSAFRLTVSRTRRGVSLIINRSALPLLNNIVRLLNVGIPYLRGSPTCLQKHTINITRLFSYHPHNPKIPKEATWEPVPEDQLPPPRQIPADLVDKLERLALVDFRTKEGLACLEKAIRFADQLHVVDTSGVEPMDSVLEDRALCLRKDTVMEGDCAEELLQLSKNTVEEYFVAPPGNIPLPKREERTAMLKHSEF; encoded by the exons ATGTCGGCGTTTCGTCTCACAGTCTCCCGCACGCGGCGAGGAGTGTCACTGATAATCAATCGGTCTGCATTGCCCTTGTTAAATAACATTGTGCGCTTATTAAACGTAGGGATCCCCTACCTTAGAGGCAGCCCCACGTGCTTGCAAAAGCACACCATAAATATAACCCGTCTTTTCAGTTACCATCCGCATAACCCAAAG ATTCCGAAGGAAGCAACGTGGGaaccagtaccagaggaccagCTTCCTCCG CCTCGCCAAATCCCTGCTGATCTAGTGGACAAGCTGGAGCGACTGGCCTTGGTTGATTTCCGCACCAAAGAGGGACTAGCCTGCTTGGAGAAAGCCATACGTTTTGCAGATCAGCTCCATGTTGTTGACACATCAGGGGTTGAACCGATGGACTCTGTTCTGGAGGACAG GGCTCTATGTCTGAGGAAGGACACAGTGATGGAGGGTGACTGTGCTGAGGAGCTGCTTCAGCTCTCAAAAAACACAGTTGAAGAATATTTTGTTGCTCCACCAG GAAACATTCCTCTACCTAAGCGGGAGGAGAGGACTGCTATGCTGAAGCACTCAGAGTTCTGA